From Aegilops tauschii subsp. strangulata cultivar AL8/78 chromosome 5, Aet v6.0, whole genome shotgun sequence:
TAACTTGATCAACACCAGACGTAAACCCACCAGAAAGATCCTCCATTACGCAAGTGACAGCATCAACAGTAGCGGTTTGTACTAAAATTCAAAAAGGAGTGAACATATCAAATAGAAAAATTATATAATCTAAAAAGATACCAAGCAGCAAACCTGAGGTGCCAATACAAAGAGCAGCAGGTTGACCAACAACTGGACCATCAAATGGAGCCGAAGACTCTCCTAAAAAAGGAGGGAACCATGAGTGCAGGCTcgttttgaaagaaaaaaaatgaatttacacggcatgatttttctggaatttttgatttttttgtaAATAGTCACACGCGGCGTACAGAAAAAGGCAGAAACCTATTTCTAAAATGAGCCGTCTTGTTGTTGGGCcgatttttgattttttttgtacAGTCTAAGAATCACAAAAATTTCAAATGATTCTTCACACGTGCATGCGGAAAATGTATAAGTTTTCGCGGATGgtctttcaatttttttttgaaactttaAATATAGCTTTGCTCTTTTTAAAAATATCAAGCTCACTGCAGCTCGGGCACTATTGGCATTTTCTGAAGAATCAAACATTGTATggaaaaaaacaaagaaaaagaaactGCATGGGGCATGCACGTAGTCACATAGGCAAGACGCAATAATGCATGGGACATGCACGTAGCCCCGCCGGCAGCCCCCGGCATGCACCATGAACATATATTGCCCCCTTAGACAAAGATGGCAAACAATTTAACATATTTTATCCGTAACAATTTTTCACAGAAAATAAAACTTATAGATAAGCAGTACCAGAGAACTCAGCCGAAGAGCTGGGCAAGGAAACAGCAGAGAGTCCACACCACGTGAAGAACCAAGACCACATAAAGAATCAGCTACAATAAGGGAAGAAACAAATAACTAATTActtaaaataaataaatgaaaGACTGAGACAACCCAATCCGAACCAAGCAAGGCAAGAATCCACGCATACTCACCAACAATGCCATCAACAGGACgctttaccgaaaaaggctttcgtcccgctttataaataaagcaaccaCCGAGCACAAAGTCCACAAGGTACCATTCGAAACACACACACCCAACGCCACCGCACGAAGGTCCAACACAAACGCACGAAACACAACACACAACACAGGTATAGCTGTGGGCACAGCACAACAAGCCCAACAAATCAACAAGGGACGCACAGACAAcaaacggcggcggcgatgaTGCAGAAGAAGAGCTAATCTGGCTCAGGTGGTGGAGGTGGGAGCGGTGGAGCCATCCGAAGAGCCATCGCGTGAAGCTGAGTGCTGATGGAGGTGATGGCGTCTCTCTCCCTGgggcggctaagcggccgccaaagCTGCAAGTAACCAGACCATTTGAACAAAGCGTCAGTAGCGCGACGAAGAGGGATACGCTGAATCACAAGTTTATTCCTAACAGTCCACAGCGTCCAGGCAAGGACCCCAATGGTCAGCCACCTAATGTGGTGTaacgcgcgcggggggggggggggggggggttgcctGGAGTTCGGCAAAGAGAGCGGGAAAAGTTGGTATGAACCCAGCTTCCACCCACAATCTCGCGGAAACAACTCCAAAGAAACTGCGCAGACACGCAGGTGAAGAAGATATGGTTCGAATCTTCTTCAGGCCCATAGAGCGGGCAACGCCCATCACCAGGGCCATTGCGCTTCAGAACCTCAACGCCAGAAGGGAGGCGGCCGCGAATCCACTGCCACAGGAAGGACCTAATTTTCAGGGGGAGGCGAATCTCCCAAATGGAGGAAAGAGCCTCATGGCCGAGCGAGGGGGCGATGGCCAGATAGAGAGATTTGGTGGAGAATTGACCGGACGGCTCGAGGCGCCACCTGGCGCGGTCATCGTCAGACGTGAGATCCGGCTCATGGAGAGCAATACAGTCAAGCAACTCCTGCCAGTCCACATTCTCAGCAGGACCAAAAGGCCTCCGGAACGCAAGgcgccctaagtcaataagggcGGTCGCCACGGAGATCTGAGGGGCAACCGCGATGGAGAACAGGTCCAGAAAATGGGCTGCCAGGGGTGTGTCACCAGTCCAGCGATCGAACCAGAACAGCGTGGCGGTGCCGGAGCCAATCTCGATCGAGGTCCCGATCCGGAGGACAGGGAGGAGCTGAATGATGGATTGCCAGAACTGGGAGCCCCCAGATCGCTCACAGAAGGCGAGAGGCTGGCCTCGAAGGTATTTCTGCTGAATAATGTGCAGCCACAGGCCACCATCTTGGTTGCTAATCCTCCAGAGCCACCGAGTCAGAAGGGCAATATTCATGCGTTTGGAGGACATGATCCCGAGGCCGCCCTGGTTGCGAGGTTTGCAGATCTCAGACCACCTGACCATGTGGTATTTCTGCTTATCTCCCTCGCCGGTCCAGAAAAAGCACCCCTGAACGGTGGCAATCTCGTGATGAAGAGTCTTCGGAAGGCTGTAGAAGCTCATGATGAATAATAGGAGGCTGGAGAGGGACGAGTTAATGAGCACCGAACGGGCCGCTTTCAAGAGCCACCGACCCTGCCAGGGCTCGATCCGGTGTTGGAGCTTCCCCACCGTGGGGCGCAGCTCGGCCACCGTAAGCCTGGAGTCACTAATGGGTATCCCCAGATAGGTCGTGGGGAAGCACCCAAGCTGGCAGTTAAGCCGGTCCGCTATGCTCTGTCGCTCGTCTTGGGCGTAGCCCAAGACCATAACCTCACTCTTGTCgaagttgatcctcaggccggaCATCTACCGGAAGCACAATAAGAGGAACTTGAGGTTCGAGATATCACTCTCAGAACCCTCCACCATGATAATGGTGTCGTCTGCATATTGGAGGAGGGAGACCCCGTTGCCTCCAACAAGGTGTGGGGCAATCCCCTTAATGTGTCCCGCCGCCTTGGCCTTATCGAGAATGGCCGCCAGCGCATCAACAACTATGTTGAACAGGAATGGGGAGAAGGGGTCGCCCTAGCGGACCCCACAGAACGTGGGGAAGAACGGGCCGATCTCCCCATTAATGTTCACCGCTGTGCGGCCTGAAGATACCATCTGCATTACTCTGGTCACCCACCGATCGTCGAAGCCTTTCCGAAGCAAACATTCCCGAAGGAAGGTCCAGCTGACCGTGTCATACGCATTGTGGAAGTCCAGTTTCAGGAAGACTGCCTTGAGGTGCTTGGAGTGCACCTCATGGAGAGCTTCGTGGAACACTAGGACTCCATCAAGGATATAGCGGCCCTGAATGAAGGCCGACTGGTCAGGGTGAGTGATCCGGTCAGCTATAGGAGCAACCCTAATGGCGTACCCCTTGGCTAGGATGCGGGAGATGACGTTAATCACTGTAATCGGTCGAAATTGCCGGATGTCCGAGGCACCCGTCATCTTAGGGATGAGAGTGATTACCCCATAATTCAGCCGGCCGAGGTCAATGGTCCCAGCCATGAACTCGTCGAATAGGGCCATCACCTCGGGTTTGATCACCTCCCAGAAGGTCTGGAAGAACTTCACTGAGAGGCCATCCAGGCCTGGGGCCGAGGAGGGGTTCATGCCTTTAATAGCCGCCCAAACCTCCTCCTCCGAGAACGGGGCTGTGAGGGCCGCGTTATCCGCAGGTGAGACGCAGCGGTGGGCAGGCCAAATGTCTTGCGCAAGGGCCGCCGACGCGAATCAGCAGCAGATGAACTTTGACCTCGATCCCCTACACAAAACATCCAGGCAAATACCTTAATTACTTGACGTGACTAACCAGTAGATGCAGAGCCAACGACACGATGAACAGCAGGACAGCCCTCACGTAGTAAATCATCATCGGACAGACGACAATCCACAGGAGGTCCCGACATGGACGCACCACGGCCTTGCCGATCATTACGCCCAATAACTATCCCACGGATCCCGCAAGGACGACCCGGACGACGGAGACGCAGATCGGTACGTCCAATAACTGCGCCGTGAATTTCAGGAGGACGACCCGGACGGCGGAGGCCACTTCGGCAAGGCCTACCACGATCCATCTATGTGAATGGAGACCACGACGTGCAAGGCTGGGAGAAGCAACACGGTCGAACACCTATTTATAGAGTGACCAGAGTACGAACGACACGAACTAAACAACGACGTCCAGAAAATACGGCAACAGCGGCACCGCCCGAGAATTGTGGAAACTGCACACGTCTGGGAGCTTTACCAGGACTCACTAGAGGAGTATCAATCTGAACAAATTGACAACGTGCCGCACGGTGAAATACACATACACAACCAAACCAACATGCACACACAAGCAGCACATCATCAGGAAACGTCCACATAAGCAACCGGCGACACGTACGGAAGGGACAGATTGAACCATGCATGCTACCCCACGTATCATACACTGCCCCAACAATCCATCAGTACATGCATATGGTCAACAAATCACCCCGCGAACCGCGTGCATGCAGCCAAGAATTCAGCGGTGTTCAACCGAAGGACCCACGTTTGACCAGGTACGAAAATACTAAAGCAACCAAACGAACCGCAACACCAGTTCAAAAAATTTGAAATGAAACACCGAATCCACAACGCATTTCTACACACTCGTGTACCAAAATAATACCACGCGGCACATGCAGGATTCACCATAGGTCACTTTCGTACAAGTGGTTTAATCTAACGGCGAAAACCTTGCCTGAAATAGAGGCTTGGGTATAACTATGGGTTTCAGACCCAGCTCCTAACTGTCGTCTTGAGAAGCTTCAACTCGTCGTCATCCTCGCTGTCTGAAGAAAGATCCGTGTCTTTGAACACCTCCTCCCGTGCTTCCTCGCTCAGCCTCGTCGCCTCGGCCCTCTCACCGAAGTAGTCGTAGTCGACCTCCACGAATCCTTTGGAGTTGTACTCGCTGCGGACCCAGGCCTGGAATCGCGCGAACTTCTCTTCATCCTCATAGCAGTCGCGGGCACATGCGTACAGCAGCACCATTGACTCGTCCTTCTCCTCCTCATGCGATGGCAGCAGCGACGGGTTGGCGCGCTTGAGGGCCCGAAACTCGGCACAGACAGGTTCGTTCGACTGGGCGAGGATCCACTCGATCTCGTCCAGCGGCAGCCGCCACATCTTTTTCCCTGAAGTCTCCAATACTT
This genomic window contains:
- the LOC120963877 gene encoding uncharacterized protein; amino-acid sequence: MSYLPMAVEKYPASVEAVAGEECSRAAKGLDCCEGDKKAAAVASSEVLETSGKKMWRLPLDEIEWILAQSNEPVCAEFRALKRANPSLLPSHEEEKDESMVLLYACARDCYEDEEKFARFQAWVRSEYNSKGFVEVDYDYFGERAEATRLSEEAREEVFKDTDLSSDSEDDDELKLLKTTVRSWV